AGTTCTTCCCAAACTACTATCGTATTCGTTGTTGTTGCTTTGATTTGTGCGTTCGTTCCCTCATTCTCTGTTGAAGAAGCTGAAGCAAAATTACTATGGGATACATGTCTTCTTAAAATCAGTCCAAAATGTGCGTTGGATATAATTGGTGTTGTCTTTGAAAATTTAACCATCACTGATGCATGTTGTCATGATCTTGTTCAAGAAGGAAAAATGTGTCACGATACTCTTATCAAATATATTGCTGAGAAACCGCATTTAGTTGCCCACGAAACAGAGTATTTGAAGAAAAGTGATGATTTGTGGACTCATTGTGTCTCAATTTCGCAAACTGCTTAAAAATTTGTTATGCTTGTATTGATCTGATTAAcagaatttttatttaactatcgttaaattttatttgatcaaaaattgTGGATCAAACAGTATGCAATATAAAGCGACCATCAAGTGAATCTCATTCTAAATGaatcaatacaaatattaactcaATTGACAAACAATGCGCTAACCGTACAAGATTGTTAAACTAATAACAAGAcatatatgaataatttcaaacaatattgcttaattagtttgatttaacttatctttaattttaaaaattaattttcaactaCGAtgtcaataattatttttacataaactGAAAGTTATCTTGGATAATTTAAAACAAGAAGCTAAGAAAATATCTAATGTTTCACCTTTGAAACCTTTGAGTTTAGTAGTACATGCTAATATAATGGCTTGGAAAAATAAACTATTTCGAATACTCATGTTGTAGACGATTTTGTAAATACGATCAGTTATAAAGAAAACAATGAGACTGGATCTAATCACGCAAAAGAACAATATCCTATGACTAGTAAGTAGATAATAACTTATGCCAATGATATTAGGATGGAGCGTATGGATTTGAATTTTAGATCCATCACAAAAAATGTGGAAACAAAGTTATgcaaattttttgtttcatttattaCAATTTGTAGATTTGGCTTCAAGTTTTTTAATAGATTACAACCCTTTAATTTTTGCCCATTAATTGTTTAACTCAATTAGTGTTTTTTCGCCAGTTCCAGTTTCATTTCTATGAAATTATATCTACGTAATGTGTATACTAGTTATGGTTTAGCTATATAATTTATTCTAGTAGTAAATTCTTACAAAATAAAGATACGCGATATATGACAATCCGTACTCgattaaattcaaatttttaaacCCAAATTTCTGTAAAATGATGGAGCCTATTAGCATTTACAGAAAGTTGAGAATACGTATAAACAATGGTTAAATTCGATTGGCATGTTATTTCATAACAACAACATAACTTAATACATTAATAATTTAGAATTATGCTATTTTGATAGTATTTAGTTTAAACAaataagtatatttattttttctaaattttctaaatatgttAGAGAAAACTCATATTAACagtcatattttatttaatgttaaaCTGCATTAATTAGTTTCTTATGTTCACTTGAAAATACGTTTAGTTTGGGTTTGAGTGTTTAATCTATTATAAATAGGAGACAAAAATTTCATTCTAAAATACCAGATacaaacattttaatatattatattaatattatttaccaCTTATTTCGAAAACATTGGCACAATGGCTTACACTTCTTCCCGAACTACTATCATATTCGTTGTTGTTGCTTAGATTTGTGCGTTCGTTCCTGCATTCTCTGTTGAAGAAGCTGAAGCAAAATCACTATGGGATACATGTCTTCTTAAAATCAGTCCAAAATGTGCGTTGGATATAATTGGTGTTGTCTTTGAAAATTTAACCATCACTGATGCATGCTGTCATGATCTTGTTTAAGAAGGAAAAATGTGTCACGATACTCTTATCAAATATATTGCTGAGAAGCCGCATTTAGTTGCCCACGAAACAAAGTATTTGAAGAAAAGTGATGATTTGTGGACTCATTGTGTCTCAATTTCGCAAATtgcttaaaaatatgttttgtattGATCTGATTAAcagaatttttatttaactatcgttaaattttatttgatcaaaaattgTGGATCAAACAATATGCAATATAAAGCGACCATCAAGTGAATCTCATTCTAAATGaatcaatacaaatattaactcaATTGACAAACAATGCGCTAACCATACAAGATTGTTATACTAATAACAAGAcatatatgaataatttcaaggaatattgtttaattagttttatttaacctatctttaattttaaaatttaattttcaactACGATgtcaatcattatttttacataaactGAAAATTATCTTGGATAATTTAAAACAAGAAGCTAAGAAAATATCTAATGTTTCACCTTTGAAACCTTTGAGTTTAGTAGTACATGCTCTAATATAATggcttggaaaaaaaaaacaatttcgaaTACTCATGTTGTAGACGATTTTGTAAATACGGTGAGTTATAAAGAAAACAATGAGACAGGATCTAATCACGCAAAAGAACAATATCCTATGACTAGTAAGTAGATAATAACTTATGCCAATGATATTAGGATGGAGCGTATGAATTTGAGTTTTAGATCCATCACAAAAAATTTGGAAACAAATTGTGcacattttttgtttcatttattacaatttgtaaatttggcttcAAGTTTTTTAATAGATTACAACCCTTTaatttttgccaattaattGTTTAACTCAATTAGTGTTTTTCGCATGTTCCAGTTtcatttttatgaaattatatCTACGTAATGTGTATACTAGTTATAGTttaggtatataatttattctaGTAGTAAATTCTTACAAAATAAAGATACGCGATATATGACAATCCGTACTCAattaaattcacatttttaaaCCCAAATTTCTGTAAAATGATAGAGCCTATTAGCATTTACAGAAAGTTGAGAATACGTATAAACAATGGTTAAATTCGATTGACAGGTTATTTCTTaacaacaaaataacttaaaacattaataatttagaaatatGCTATTTTGATagtatttagtttaaaaaaaataagtatatttatttttttctaaattttctaaatatgttAGAGAAAAATCATATTAACAGTCACATTTTATTTAACGTTAAACtgcattaattaatttcttaTGTTCACTTGAAAATACGTTTAGTTTGGGTTTGAGTGTTTAATCTATTATAAATATGAGACAATATTTCATTCTAAAATACCAGATacaaacattttaatatattatattaatacatTTGCCACTTATTTCGAAAACATTGGCACAATGGCTCACACTTCTTCCCGAACTACTATCGTATTCATTGTTGCTGCTTTGATTTGTGCGTTCGTTCCTGCATTCTCTGTTGAAGAAGCTGAAGCAAAATCACTATGGGATACATGTCTTCTTAAAATCAGTCCAAAATGTGCGTTGGATATAATTGGTGTTGTCTTTGAAAATTTAACCATCACTGATGCATGTTGTCATGATCTTGTTCAAGAAGGAAAAATGTGTCACGATACTCTTATCAAATATATTGCTGAGAAGCCGCATTTAGTTGCCCACGAAACAGAGTATTTGAAGAAAAGTGATGATTTGTGGACTCATTGTGTCTCAAGTTCGCAAACTgcttaaaaatatgttataattGTATTGATCTGATTAAcagaatttttatttaactatcgttaaattttatttgatcaaaaattgTGGATCAAACAGTATGCAATATAAAGCGACCATCAAGTGAATCTCATTCTAAATGaatcaatacaaatattaactcaATTGACAAACAATGCGCTAACCATACAAGATTGTTAAACTAATAACAAGAcatatatgaataatttcaaacaatattgcttaattagtttgatttaactatctttaattttaaaaattagttttcaacTATGATgtcaatcattatttttacataaactGAAAATTATCTTGGATAATTTAAAACAAGAAGCTAAGAAAATATCTAATGTTTCACCTTTGAAACCTTTGAGTTTAGTATTACATGCTAATATAATggcttggaaaaaaaaactatttcgaATACTCATGTTGTAGACGATTTTGTAAATACGAtcatttataaagaaaacaatgAGACTGGATGTAATCACGCAAAATAACAATATCCTATGACTAGTAAGTAGATAATAACTTTTGCCAATGATATTAGGATGGAGCGTATGGATTTGAGTTTTAGATCCATCACAAAAAATTTGGAAACAAAATTGTGCacatttgttttttcatttattacaaTTTGTAGATTTGGCTTCAAGTTTTTTAATAGATTACAACCCTTTAATTTTTGACAATTAATTGTTTAACTCAATTAGTGTTTTTTCGCCAGTTCAAGTTTCATTTCTATGAAATTATATCTACGTAATGTGTATACTAGTTATGGTTTAgctatataattttttctagTAGTAAATTCTTACAAAATAAAGATACGCGATATATGACAATCCGTATTCGattaaattcacatttttaaaCCCAAATTTCTGTAAAATGATGGAACCTATTAGCATTTACAGAAAGTTGAGAATACGTATAAACAATGGATAAATTCGATTGGCAGGTTATTTCTAACAACAAATTAacttaaaacattaataatttagaaatatGCTATTTTGATagtatttagtttaaaaaaataagtatatttattttttctaaattttctaaatatgttAGAGAAAACTCATATTAACAGTCACATTTTATTTAACGTTAAACtgcattaattaatttcttaTGTTCACTTGAAAATACGTTTAGTTTGGGTTTGAGTGTTTAATCTATTATAAATATGAGACAAAATTTCATTCTAAAATACCAGATacaaacattttaatatattatattaatacatTTGCCACTTATTTCGAAAACATTGGCACAATGGCTCACACTTCTTCCCGAAATACTATCTTATTCATTGTTGTTGCTTTGATTTGTGTGTTCGTTCCTGCATTCTCTGTTGAAGAAGCTGAAGCAAAATCACTATGGGATACATGTCTTCTTAAAATCAGTCCAAAATGTGCGTTGGATATAATTGGTGTTGTCTTTGAAAATCTAACCATCACTGATGCATGTTGTCATGATCTTGTTCAAGAAGGAAAAATGTGTCACGATACTCTTATCAAATATATTGCTGAGAAGCCGCATTTAGTTGCCCACGAAACAGAGTATTTGAAGAAAAGTGATGATTTGTGGAGTCATTGTGTCTCAATTTCGCAAACtgcttaaaaatatattatgcttGTATTGATCTGATTAAcagaatttttatttaactatcgttaaattttatttgatcaaaaattaTGGATCAAACAGTGTGCAATATAAAGCGACCATCAAGTGAATCTCATTCTAAATGaatcaatacaaatattaactcaATTAACAAACATTGCGCTAACCATACAATAATAACAAGAcatatatgaataatttcaaacaatattgcttaattagtttaatttaacttatctttaattttaaaaattaattttcaactaCGATGTCAATCATTATTTTAACATAAACTGAAAATTATGTTGGATAATTTAAAACAAGAagctaaaaaaatatctaatgtgTCACCTTTGAAACCTTTGAGTTTAGTAGTACAGGCTAATATAATggcttggaaaaaaaaactatttcgaATACTCATTTTGTAAATACGATGAGTTACAAAGAAAACAATGAGACTGGATCTAATCACGCAAAAGAACAATATCCTATGACTAGTAAGTAGATAATAACTTATGCCAATGATATTAGGATGGAGCGTATGGATTTGAGTTTTAGATCCACCACAAAAAATTTGGAAATGAAATTTtgcacattttttttttcatttattacaaTTTGTAGATTTGGCTTCAAGTTTTTTAATAGATTACAACCCTTTAATTTTTGCCAATTGATTGTTTAACTCAATTAGTGTTTTTTCGCCAGTTCCAGTTTCATTTCTATGAAATTATATCTACGTAATGTGTATACTAGTTATGGTTAGCTATATAATTTCTTCTAGTAGTAAACTCTTACAAAATAAAGATACGCGATATATGACAATCTGTACTCGattaaattcacattttaaaccCAAATTTCTGTAAAATGATGGAGCCTATTAGCATTTACAGAAAGTTGAGAATACGTATAAACAATGGTTAAATTCGATTGCCAGGTTATTTCTTaacaacaaaataacttaaaacattaatagtttagaaatataatatttttatagtattttagtttaaacaataagtatatttctttttctaaattttctaaatatggtACAGAAAACTCATATTAACGATcacattttatttaatgttaaactgcattaattaatttgttATGTTCACTTGACCCCTTATAAATATGAgacaaattttcattttaaaataccagatacaaacattttaatatattatattaataacattTGCCACTTATTTCGATCACAATGGCACAATGGCTCAAAGTTCTTCCCAAACTACAATCGTATTCGTTGTTGTTGCTTTGATTTGTGCGTTCGTTCCTGCATTCTCTGTTGAAGAAGCTGAAGCAAAATCACTATGGGATACATGTCTTCTTAAAATCAGTCCAAAATGTGCGTTGGATATAATTGGTGTTGTCTTTGAAAATTTAACCATCACTGATGCATGTTGTCATGATCTTGTTCAAGAAGGAAAAATGTGTCACGATACTCTTATCAAATATATTGCTGAGAAGACGCATTTAGTTGCCCACGAAACAGAGTATTTGAAGAAAAGTGATGATTTGTGGACTCATTGTGTCTCAATTTCGCAAACTGCTTAAAAACATGTTATGCTTGTGAATTTAACCGAGTATGGATTGTCCAATATCGCGTATCTTTATTTTGTAAGAATTTACCACTAGAAGAAATTATATAGCTAAACCATAACTAGTATACACATTATGTAGATATAATTTCATAGAAATGAAACTGGAACTggcgaaaaaaaaaatatttgagttaAACAATTAATTTGCAAAAATTAAAGGGTggtaatctattaaaaattttgaagcCAAATCTACAAATTGTagtaaatgaaacaaaaaatgtgCACAATTTTGTTTCCAAAACTTTTAGGATGGATTTAAAACTCAAATCCATACGTTCCATCCTAATATCATTGGCATAAGTTATTATCTACTTACTAGTCATAGGATATTGTTCATTTTCGTGATTACATCCAGTCTCATTGTTTTCTTTGTAAATGATCGTATTTACAAAATCGTCGACAACATgagtattaaaattttttttttccaaccaTTATATGAGCATGTCCTACAAAACTCAAAGGTGTCAAAAGTGAAACATTGGATATTTTCTTAGGTTGTTTTAAATTACACAAGATAATTTTCtgtgtatgtaaaaataatgatttaaattgtagatgaaaattaatttttaaaattaaagataagTTAAGTCAAAGTAATTAAGCAATATTGTttgaaattattcatatatgTCTTGTTATTAGTTTAACAATCTTGTATGGTTAGCACATTGTTTTTCAATTGAGTTAATATATGTATTGATTCATTTAGAATGAGATTCACTTGATGGTCTCTTTATATTGCATACTGTTTGATCCACgatttttgatcaaataaaatttaacgatagttaaataaaaattttgtagATCAATACAAgcataacatatttttaagcAGTTTGCGAAACTGAGACACAATGAGTCCACAAATCATCACTTTTCTTCAAATACTCTGTTTCGTGGGCAACTAAATGCGGCTTCTCAGCAATATATTTGATAAGAGTATCGTGACACATTTTTCCTTCTTGTACAAGATCATGACAACATGCATCAGTGATGGTTAAATTTTCAAAGACAACACCAATTATATCCAACGCACATTTTGGACTGATTTTAAGAAGACAGGTATCCCATAGTGATTTTGCTTCAGCTTCTTCAACAGAGAATGCAGGAACGAACGCACAAATCAAAGCAACAACAATGAATACGATAGTAGTTCGGGAAGAAGTGTGAGCCATTGTGCCAATGTTTTCGAAATAAGTGGCAaatgttattaatataatatattaaaatgtttgtatctggtattttagaatgaaattttgtctcatatttataagagattaAACACTCAAACACAAACATAAACGTATTTTCAAGTGAACAtaagaaattaattaatgcaGTTTAACGTTAAATAAAATGTGACCGTTAATATGAGTTTTCTCTaacatatttagaaaatttagaaaaaataaatatacttattgtttaaactaaatactatcaaaatagaatatttctaaattattaatgttttaagttattttgttgttAAGAAATAACCTGCCAATCGAATTTAACCATTGTTTATACGTATTCTCAACTTTCTGTAAATGCTAATACGCTCCAACATTTACATAAATTTGGGCTTACAAATGTGAATTTAATCGAGTATGGATTGTCCATTATCGCGTATCTTTATTTTGTAAGAATTTACTACTAGAAGAAATTATATAGCTAAACCATAACTAGTATACACATTATGTAGATATAATTTCATAGAAAAGAAACTGGAACTTGCGAAAAACAATATTAGagttaaacaattaattttcaaaaattaaagggttgtaatgtattaaaaattctgaacccaaatctacaaattgtaataaatgaaacaaaaaatgtgTATAATTTTGTTTCCAAAACTTTTATGATGGATTTAAAACTCAAATCCATACGCTCCATCCTAATATCATTGGCATAAGTTATTATCTACTTACTAGTCATAggatattgttattttttgtgaTTACATCCAGTCTCATTGTTTTCTTTGTAAATAATCGTATTTACAAAATCGTCGACAACATGAGtattcaaaatagtttttttttccaagccATTATATAAGCATGTACTACTAAACTCTCAAGGTTTCAAAGGTGAAACATTAGATATTTTCTTAGCTTCTTGTTTTAAATTACCCAAGATAATTTTCAGTGtatgtaaaaataatgattgaaaTCGTAGaggaaaattaatttttaaaattaaagataagTTAAGTCAAAGTAATTAAGCAATATTGTttgaaattattcatatatgTCTTGTTATTAGTTTAACAATCTTGTATGGTTAGCACATTGTTTTTCAATGGAGTTAATATATGTATTGATTCATTTAGAATGAGATTCACTTGATGGTCGCTTTATATTGCATACTGTTTGATCCACgatttttgatcaaataaaatttaacgatagttaaataaaatttttgtagATCAATACAAgcataacatatttttaagcAGTTTGCGAAACTGAGACACAATGAGTCCACAAATCATCACTTTTCTTCAAATACTCTGTTTCGTGGGCAACTAAATGCGGCTTCTCAGCAATATATTTGATAAGAGTATCGTGACACATTTTTCCTTCTTGTACAAGATCATGACAACATGCATCAGTGATGGTTAAATTTTCAAAGACAACACCAATTATATCCAACGCACATTTTGGACTGATTTTAAGAAGACAGGTATCCCATAGTGATTTTGCTTCAGCTTCTTCAACAGAGAATGCAGGAACGAACGCA
The nucleotide sequence above comes from Brassica napus cultivar Da-Ae chromosome A9, Da-Ae, whole genome shotgun sequence. Encoded proteins:
- the LOC106359702 gene encoding uncharacterized protein LOC106359702 → MAHTSSRNTILFIVVALICVFVPAFSVEEAEAKSLWDTCLLKISPKCALDIIGVVFENLTITDACCHDLVQEGKMCHDTLIKYIAEKPHLVAHETEYLKKSDDLWSHCVSISQTA
- the LOC106359701 gene encoding uncharacterized protein LOC106359701, with translation MAHSSSQTTIVFVVVALICAFVPSFSVEEAEAKLLWDTCLLKISPKCALDIIGVVFENLTITDACCHDLVQEGKMCHDTLIKYIAEKPHLVAHETEYLKKSDDLWTHCVSISQTA
- the LOC106358902 gene encoding uncharacterized protein LOC106358902 yields the protein MAHTSSRTTIVFIVAALICAFVPAFSVEEAEAKSLWDTCLLKISPKCALDIIGVVFENLTITDACCHDLVQEGKMCHDTLIKYIAEKPHLVAHETEYLKKSDDLWTHCVSSSQTA
- the LOC106359706 gene encoding uncharacterized protein LOC106359706; translated protein: MAHTSSRTTIVFIVVALICAFVPAFSVEEAEAKSLWDTCLLKISPKCALDIIGVVFENLTITDACCHDLVQEGKMCHDTLIKYIAEKPHLVAHETEYLKKSDDLWTHCVSVSQTA
- the LOC106359704 gene encoding uncharacterized protein LOC106359704; the encoded protein is MAHTSSRTTIVFIVVALICAFVPAFSVEEAEAKSLWDTCLLKISPKCALDIIGVVFENLTITDACCHDLVQEGKMCHDTLIKYIAEKPHLVAHETEYLKKSDDLWTHCVSVSQTA
- the LOC106359703 gene encoding uncharacterized protein LOC106359703, encoding MAQSSSQTTIVFVVVALICAFVPAFSVEEAEAKSLWDTCLLKISPKCALDIIGVVFENLTITDACCHDLVQEGKMCHDTLIKYIAEKTHLVAHETEYLKKSDDLWTHCVSISQTA